The segment CCAGGCCTGTCAGCGGGTCGCGCAGGGAGAGCTCGCACAGGCCGTCGATGATGCGTTGCAAGTAGGCGGCCGGTCCGTCAGCCGGCGCGGGCAGCTCGGTGCCGTCGTGCTGGAGCAGTGCGCGTGCGTCGTCCAGGCGCAGTGCGTGCACGTCAAGCAGGGAGGTGGCAGCGGAACTCACAGGGGATGTCCATCATTTACCATCAAAGTCTAACAGGAGCCTCGCGAGAGAAGAGGTCAAATTTGACGGGCTTCGTCCTTTAAATCGGGACTTCGATCGATCAGACACAGAAACAGGGAACGACACGTGAGGGATGTGAAACCGGGCCGCCTGGCCTGCTGCATGCTGGCGCTGCTGCTGGGCCTGGCCGCCCCGCTGGCGGCGCAGGGCGCGACATCGAAATGGACCGGGACCGTGACCCATGTCAGCGATGGCGACACGCTGTGGGTGCGGCCGCAGCGCGGTGGTCCACCGCGAGCGGTGCGCATCGACGGGATCGATGCGCCCGAGCTGTGCCAGGTCCATGGCGAGACGGCGCGGGCTGCGCTGGTGGGCCAGGTGCTGGGACAGGCGGTGCAGGTCCGGGTGCGCCGGCATGACGATTACGGCCGGGTCCTGGCGCGGGTCAGCCTGCGCGGGCAGGACATCGGGGCCTGGCTGGTCGGCCAGGGGCATGCCTGGTCCTACCGTTACCGGGGGAAAAGCGGGCCTTATGCGCAACAGGAAGGCCAGGCACGGGCCCGCCGGCTGGGGCTGTTCCAGCAGGGGCGTGCCGAACTGCCGCGTGACTTCCGGCGCCGCCACGGGCCCTGCCACTGAAGCCGCTGGCGGCGGTCAATGGGCCGCTTGGCCGCACACCGGGCAGGCCGGGTTGCGCGGTATCCGGATCTCGTTGAAGGCCATGTGCCGACCGTCCAGCATGAGCAGGCGGCCGGCCAGCGGTGTGCCGGCACCACTGAGCAGCTTGAGTGCCTCGGCAGCCTGCAGGCTGCCGATGATGCCCACCAGCGGCGCGAACACGCCCAGGGTAGCGCAGCGCGTTTCCTCGAAATCATCCTGCGGCGGAAAGACGCAGGCGTAGCAGGGCGAGTCGGCGGTGCGCGGGTCGTAGACCGCGAGTTGGCCGTCAAAGCGGATGGCCGCGCCCGAGACCAGGGGTTTGCGCAAGCGGACGCAGGCCGCATTGACGGCCTGGCGGGTGCTGAAGTTGTCGCTGCAGTCCAGCACCACGTCGGCACGGGCCACCAGTTCCTCCAGCAGAGTCGCATCGGCACGCTGCGCCAGGGCGTGGACCCGCACCTCGGGGTTCAGGCTGGCCACGGCCTGGCGGATGGAGTCGACCTTGGGGCTGCCCACGCGCTCCATGCTGTGGGCGATCTGACGCTGCAGGTTGGTGACGTCGACCGTGTCGTGGTCGACCACGGTGAGCTGGCCGACACCGGCCGAGCCGAGGTAAAGGGCGACCGGTGAGCCCAGACCACCGGCGCCGATGATCAGGGCGTGGCTGTCGAGGATGCGCTGCTGGCCCTCGATGCCGATTTCCTCAAGCAGGATGTGGCGCGAATAGCGCAGCAGCTGATCGTCGGTCATAGAGATGCATCCCTGAGGCGCTGCGCGCCTTCCCCTCAAGGGGACGCTCCCGGTGGCCCGGCGAAGCCGGTTCCACGGGAGCCTGCGCTGGGCCCCTTGGCGCTCCTTAGTTTTCTTTCAGCTCTTCCTTGCGCTCGGTCTGGGTCTTGCTGACCAGGACGGGCAGGCCCTTGAGCTGGTTGAGTGCCTGCATCAGCTGGAAGTCCTTGTCAGTGCCGAATTCAGGCAGCTTGCGCTCGGCAGCCGGCTTCTTGGCTTCGTCTTCCAGCTTCTTGAGGGCGGCGTCACGCGCCTTTTCACGCGCCTCGTCCTTCTTCTCGGCGCCCTGGCCGTTGCTCAGGTGCTTGTCGAGGTCCGCTTCGCGCGTGCGCAGCACGGAGAAGACATTGCCTTCGGCGGTTTCATCGACCATCACGTCGGGCAGGATGCCCTTGGCCTGGATGGAGCGGCCCGCGGGCGTGTAATAGCGTGCGGTGGTGATCTTCAGGCCGGTGTCGGGGCCGAGCGGACGCACCGTCTGCACCGAGCCCTTGCCGAAGGTCTGGCTGCCCATGATGGTGGCACGCTTGTGGTCCTGCAGGGCACCGGCCACGATTTCGCTGGCCGAAGCCGAGCCTTCGTTGACCAGGACAACGAGAGGGACCTTCTTGAGGGAGGCCGGCAGGCGCTTGAGCGGGTCGCTGTTGCCGCGGCGCTGATAGAACTCGGGCGCGGCCTTGAAGGTGTACTTGCTCTCGGCGAGCTGGCCATTGGTCGAGACCACGGTCACGTTCTCGGGCAGGAAGGCGGCCGAGATGGCCACGGCGGCGTCGAGCAGGCCACCCGGGTCATTGCGCAGGTCCAGCACCAAGCCCTTGAGGGAGGGCTCCTGCTTGTAGATTTCGTCGAGCTTGCGCACGAAGTCCTCCACCGTGCGTTCCTGGAACTGGCTCAGGCGGATCCAGGCATAACCGGGTTCGATCACCCTGGCCTTGACCGACTGGGTCTTGATTTCCTCGCGCACGATGGTGACGGGGAAGGAGCGGTTCTCGTCCTTGCGGAAGATGGTCAGCACGACCTTGGTATTGGGTTCGCCGCGCATGCGCTTGACGGCTTCGTTGAGCGTCAGGCCCTTGACGGCGGTGTCGTCGATGCGGGTGATCAGGTCATTGGTCTTGAGGCCGGCACGGTAGGCGGGCGAGCCCTCGATGGGCGAGACGATCTTGACCAGACCGTCTTCCTGCGTGATCTCGATGCCCACACCGACGAAACGCCCGGCCGTGCCTTCGCGGAATTCCTTGTAGGACTTCTTGTCGAAGTACTGGGAATGCGGGTCCAGGCTGGAGACCATGCCGGAGATGGCGTCGGTGATGAGCTTTTTCTCGTCCACCGGCTCGACGTAGTCGGTCTTGATCATGCCGAAGACGGCCGCAAGCTGCTGCAACTCTTCCAGTGGCAATGGCGCCACGGCATTGCGTGCCACGGTTTGCAGGGAAACGGTGGTGAGCGCGCCGGCAAGCACGCCCAGCGAAACCCAGCCGGTGATTTTCAGTTTCTGACCCATGGATAGACCCTCGTCGCTTCAATATACACGGTTGGAAGCGAAATCGCCGCCGGGGTTCCGGCGGCTGGTGACAATTTGTTTGGCGGTTTCCGGCCCAGGCTGTCCCCACCAAATGGGGATGAACCAGCCTGGTGCAAGGTCTCAGGCCTTGCCTTGCGTGGCCACGGCGGCCGCAGCCCGGGCGGCGGCTTCCGCGTCACCCAGGTAGTAGTGACGGATGGGTTTGAGCTGGGCGTCGAGTTCGTAGACCAGGGGGATGCCGTTGGGGATGTTCAGGCCCACGATGGCCTGGTCGGAAATGCCGTCCAGGTACTTGACCAGGGCGCGCATCGAATTGCCGTGGGCCGACACGACCACGCGCTGGCCGGAGCGGATGGCCGGGGCCAGGGCCTCGTTCCAGAAGGGCAGCACGCGGGCCACGGTGTCCTTGAGGCACTCGGTCAACGGCACCTGGGCCGGCTGCAGGCCGGCGTAACGACGGTCGCCGCGCTCGCTGCGCGGGTCGGTCGGCTCCAGGGCCGGCGGCGGGGTGTCGTAGCTGCGGCGCCAGACCAGGACCTGCTGCTCGCCGTACTGTTTGGCCATGTCGGCCTTGTTCAGGCCCTGCAGGGCACCATAGTGGCGCTCATTCAGGCGCCAGTCCTTGACCACCGGCAGCCAGCTGCGGTCCATCTCGTCCAGGCAGTACCACAGGGTGTGGATGGCGCGCTTGAGCACGCTGGTGTAGGCCACATCGAAGTCGTAACCCTCGGCCTTGAGCAGCTTGCCGGCCGACATGGCCTGGGAGACGCCGGTGGGGGTGAGGTCGACGTCGGTCCAGCCGGTGAAGCGGTTTTCCAGGTTCCAGGTCGATTCGCCGTGGCGGATGAGCACGAGTTTGTACATGGTGGAGGGCGGTTACGGGACGGTTACGGGGGCAGGGCAGGGGCAAATGGACCGTGCCTGGCAGCGATCAGTCCGTCATTTTAAAATCAGGACTTTGCACTTACAGACTCCAACAAGGAATATTGTGAAATTCATACTCGACAACTGGTCGCTGATCCTGGTGTGCCTGACCTCCGGCCTGTTGCTGGCCTGGCCCGCCATCCGGGGTGCTGCCGGCGGTTCCCTGACCCCGGGCGCTGCCGTGCAGCTGATCAACCGTGAGAAAGCCGTGGTGATCGACGTCTGCGAGGCTGGCGAATATGCGGCCGGCCACGTCAGCGGCGCCAGGCACATCCCCCTGTCCCAGCTGGCCAACCAGCTTCCCGGGGTGGTGAAGAACAAGGACGTGCCCGTGATCTTCGTGTGCCAGAGCGGCATGCGTTCCGGCAGCGCTGCCCGCATTGCCAAGGGCCTGGGTTACAGCAAGCCGCTGTCGCTGGGCGGGGGCTTGTCCAGCTGGCGTGCCGCCAGCCTGCCGGTCGAGAAGGGGTGACACCATGCAAGTTGTGAAGATGTACACCACGGCGGTCTGCCCTTATTGCGTGCGCGCCAAGCAGCTCCTGAAGTCCAGGGGCGTGGAGCAGATCGAGGAAATCCGCATCGACGCCGATCCCCAGGCGCGCGATCACATGATGGAAATCACCGGCCGGCGTACCGTGCCGCAGATTTTCATCGGTGCCACCCACGTGGGCGGTTGCGACGACCTGATGGCGCTGGATGCCCAGGGCGGTCTGGCCCCGCTGCTGCAAGCGGCCTGAAGTCGCGCTGAACCCCTTCCACGGCCTGAGATAATCGGGCCCATCCGATCGCGAGCCCGCTCGGTGTTTTCCGGGCGGGCTCTATTCTTTTGACCAGAAAGTTAGCCATGGCCGACCAGCAAGAACCCGTATTCCAGATCCAGCGCGTTTACCTCAAGGAGGCTTCGCTGGAGCAGCCCAATTCACCGGCCATCCTGCTGCAGGGTGAGCAGCCCTCGGTCGACATCCAGATCGGCGTCGAGGCCCAGCCGGTGGCCGAGGGGGTCTTCGAGGTGTGCGTGACGGCCACCGTGCATACCCGGATCGCCGAGAAGACCGTGTTCCTGGTCGAGGCCAAGCAGGCCGGCATCTTCGAGATCCGCAACCTGGCCGAAGAGCAGATGGGGCCCATCGTCGGCGTGGTCTGCCCGCAGATCGTCTTCCCCTACCTGCGTGGCAACGTGGCCGACATCGTCCAGCGTGCCGGCTTCCCGCCCGTGCACCTGGCGGAGATCAATTTCCAGGGCATGTACGAGCAGCAGCAACAGCAGCCGGGCGCCGAGATCAAGATCCAGTAAGGGCGTACCCCTTCTGTCTCACCCAAGCTGTCCCGGACCATGAAGATCCTCGTGCTCGGTGCCGGTGCCTGGGGAACGGCCTTGGCCATGAGTGCCAGCCAGAACCCGCAGTCGTCCCATGAGGTCATCCTGTGGGCGCGTGACGCGGCACAGGCGGCCGCCATGCAGTCCGCGCGGGTCAACGCGCGTTATCTGCCGGGTTTGCCCTTGCCCCCCTCCCTGCGCGTGATCGATGGCCCGGCCGATGGCCTGGCCGCTCTGGTGCAGGGCCAGGATCTGGTGGTGATCGGCACCCCGATGGCCGGTTTGCGCGGCGTGCTGCAGCAGATCCAGGCTTGCGAACAGCCCGTGGCCTGGTTGTGCAAGGGCTTCGAGCCGGGCGTCCAGGGCCTGCTGGCGCATGAAATCCAGGCCGAGGTGGCGCCCCGGCTGCAGGCCGGCGTGCTGAGCGGCCCGAGTTTTGCGCTGGAGGTGGCGCGCGGCCAGCCCACTGCCCTGGTGGCGGCCAGCCGCCATGCCGCCGTGCGCGAACGCCTGGTGCAGGCTTTCCACAGCCCGACCTTGCGCGTTTATGACAACGAGGACATCGTGGGTGTCGAGGTGGGCGGGGCCGTCAAGAACGTGCTGGCCATTGCCACCGGCCTGTGTGACGGCCTGAACCTGGGCCTGAACGCCCGTGCCGCGCTGATCACGCGCGGCCTGGCCGAGATGACGCGCCTGGGCCTGGCCCTGGGCGCGCGGGCCGAGACCTTCATGGGCCTGTCGGGCCTGGGTGATCTGGTGCTGACCGCCACCGGCGATCTCAGCCGCAACCGCAAGGTGGGCCTGCTGCTGGCCCAGGGCCAGACGCTGGCGCAGGCCGTGGCCTCGCTGGGCCATGTGGCCGAAGGCGTGTACTGTGCCCGTACCGTGGTGCAGCGGGCGCTAAGCCTGGGCGTGGACATGCCCATCGCCCAGGGCGTGGTGGCCCTGCTGGACGGTCGCATGCGGCCCGACCAGGCCGTGGCCGCCCTGATGGGGCGCACACCCGGCTCCGAAGTCAAATAAACGCCCGACCCGCCGTGGCGGGCAGGCTTCAGGCGC is part of the Rhodoferax sp. BAB1 genome and harbors:
- a CDS encoding thermonuclease family protein; amino-acid sequence: MRDVKPGRLACCMLALLLGLAAPLAAQGATSKWTGTVTHVSDGDTLWVRPQRGGPPRAVRIDGIDAPELCQVHGETARAALVGQVLGQAVQVRVRRHDDYGRVLARVSLRGQDIGAWLVGQGHAWSYRYRGKSGPYAQQEGQARARRLGLFQQGRAELPRDFRRRHGPCH
- a CDS encoding HesA/MoeB/ThiF family protein; the encoded protein is MTDDQLLRYSRHILLEEIGIEGQQRILDSHALIIGAGGLGSPVALYLGSAGVGQLTVVDHDTVDVTNLQRQIAHSMERVGSPKVDSIRQAVASLNPEVRVHALAQRADATLLEELVARADVVLDCSDNFSTRQAVNAACVRLRKPLVSGAAIRFDGQLAVYDPRTADSPCYACVFPPQDDFEETRCATLGVFAPLVGIIGSLQAAEALKLLSGAGTPLAGRLLMLDGRHMAFNEIRIPRNPACPVCGQAAH
- a CDS encoding S41 family peptidase, with product MGQKLKITGWVSLGVLAGALTTVSLQTVARNAVAPLPLEELQQLAAVFGMIKTDYVEPVDEKKLITDAISGMVSSLDPHSQYFDKKSYKEFREGTAGRFVGVGIEITQEDGLVKIVSPIEGSPAYRAGLKTNDLITRIDDTAVKGLTLNEAVKRMRGEPNTKVVLTIFRKDENRSFPVTIVREEIKTQSVKARVIEPGYAWIRLSQFQERTVEDFVRKLDEIYKQEPSLKGLVLDLRNDPGGLLDAAVAISAAFLPENVTVVSTNGQLAESKYTFKAAPEFYQRRGNSDPLKRLPASLKKVPLVVLVNEGSASASEIVAGALQDHKRATIMGSQTFGKGSVQTVRPLGPDTGLKITTARYYTPAGRSIQAKGILPDVMVDETAEGNVFSVLRTREADLDKHLSNGQGAEKKDEAREKARDAALKKLEDEAKKPAAERKLPEFGTDKDFQLMQALNQLKGLPVLVSKTQTERKEELKEN
- the gpmA gene encoding 2,3-diphosphoglycerate-dependent phosphoglycerate mutase, translated to MYKLVLIRHGESTWNLENRFTGWTDVDLTPTGVSQAMSAGKLLKAEGYDFDVAYTSVLKRAIHTLWYCLDEMDRSWLPVVKDWRLNERHYGALQGLNKADMAKQYGEQQVLVWRRSYDTPPPALEPTDPRSERGDRRYAGLQPAQVPLTECLKDTVARVLPFWNEALAPAIRSGQRVVVSAHGNSMRALVKYLDGISDQAIVGLNIPNGIPLVYELDAQLKPIRHYYLGDAEAAARAAAAVATQGKA
- a CDS encoding rhodanese-like domain-containing protein encodes the protein MKFILDNWSLILVCLTSGLLLAWPAIRGAAGGSLTPGAAVQLINREKAVVIDVCEAGEYAAGHVSGARHIPLSQLANQLPGVVKNKDVPVIFVCQSGMRSGSAARIAKGLGYSKPLSLGGGLSSWRAASLPVEKG
- the grxC gene encoding glutaredoxin 3; amino-acid sequence: MQVVKMYTTAVCPYCVRAKQLLKSRGVEQIEEIRIDADPQARDHMMEITGRRTVPQIFIGATHVGGCDDLMALDAQGGLAPLLQAA
- the secB gene encoding protein-export chaperone SecB: MADQQEPVFQIQRVYLKEASLEQPNSPAILLQGEQPSVDIQIGVEAQPVAEGVFEVCVTATVHTRIAEKTVFLVEAKQAGIFEIRNLAEEQMGPIVGVVCPQIVFPYLRGNVADIVQRAGFPPVHLAEINFQGMYEQQQQQPGAEIKIQ
- a CDS encoding NAD(P)H-dependent glycerol-3-phosphate dehydrogenase — protein: MKILVLGAGAWGTALAMSASQNPQSSHEVILWARDAAQAAAMQSARVNARYLPGLPLPPSLRVIDGPADGLAALVQGQDLVVIGTPMAGLRGVLQQIQACEQPVAWLCKGFEPGVQGLLAHEIQAEVAPRLQAGVLSGPSFALEVARGQPTALVAASRHAAVRERLVQAFHSPTLRVYDNEDIVGVEVGGAVKNVLAIATGLCDGLNLGLNARAALITRGLAEMTRLGLALGARAETFMGLSGLGDLVLTATGDLSRNRKVGLLLAQGQTLAQAVASLGHVAEGVYCARTVVQRALSLGVDMPIAQGVVALLDGRMRPDQAVAALMGRTPGSEVK